The stretch of DNA TTATTTACATTCCAACTGAACATTTTGAGATATAGCAACTTAAAAAAAGAAGTTGTAGTTGTTCTTAGTTATGATTTATGTCCATCGATGTGTTTAAGGATACATTTTTAAAAGTTTAAGCAAAAAATTTTAATTAAATTTCATTTTCGTAAAATATGCTACAGAATTAACCTGCAACTTTTTAAATCAGGCGTTATACTATCTTTCGGTTAGTGACAGAAAACATAATCTTCAGACTAAGCTAGGCTCAATTAGTTAACTAGTTGGTCTTAAATTCAAACTTATAGTTACTGTTTTAAAAATCTAATCAAAACTACACCAAACCTTATCAAAATCTTCAATTAAACTTTATTGAGATTCAGTAAGATTGCTCATGTCATTGTTTTTTATTGTCAGACAGAATCATAGCATCGCTAAGTAAGATTATTTGAATCATTATTTTAATGCTTAAACTGCATTATCTAGATTCAGGAACTTTACTTATCTGTTATTAATCAAATTAGAGAGCATTATTAAGCAACGACCAACGTAATAAATAAATGAGGGTAGCTACATCAGAGCGACCCTACCAACTGAGTAAATTAGAGTTCGTTAATCATGAATGTAAAAGAGTATACAGCAAAAAACATTTTTTTTAGCGGTTGGATTAACAATAATCAACAAAAGAACAAAAGCTTGTCTAAATTTGATATATTTTCCCCTTTGCGTCAATGGTTAAACGAGCTTGAAATTTGCGATCGCATTTTGGCTCATCGTCTTTGTCAATTGATTCCAACTCAATGTCCTTTTGAAAGAAAGATTAAATTATTTGGCAAAACAATTATTCGTATTCCTCCTTTGTGTAAACTAAATCCTCTCTATGAAGAGGTAGTAGCTTTACGTTTTCGAGCGATTTGTTATTTAGCCGATCAATGTGGTGAAGATGTTAGCTGTTACTGCTAAGATACGTATTTACTAGATCGTATTTTTGGGCAACAGTAAAATCCTCATGGCAATTATCGCGCTTAAAGCCTGGTACTTAGAGCAGTATGAACCAATCAAACAGGTAATTAAAAAACCTCACCATCTACGTTTGAGTAGAAATAGTTTATTAAAATCAGGCTTGCGAGTAGATTTTTTGGATGACCGCGCTACAGTAGAAGCATCAGAGTGGTTTGCACGCTACTTAGAAGGAGAAAGTGTCGAATTTTATATTGAAGGAAGTGGTAATTATTTAATTGCCAATATCGATTTAGTTTCTCAAGAGATTTACTTTACCAAACAAGAAACTTTATTAGGACTAGAACCAGTTATTTATCTTAGTCCTCAACGAGAATATCCTCAAGCCAACGAAGCTTTGCAAACTGCTTTAGAATTAACCATAGAACAAATAAACGAGCGATCGCGTTTAAGCTTGACTTTAGAAATTGCTCCCCGTGGCAATAATGATCCTGTGCGCCTCAGTAGTAGTCAATTAAGAAAGATTCGGAAAAGTTTATTATATATTGCAGATGGTACACCTATTGCGAGTGTAGGAAGTCAAGATTCTGCTCAACTGTTGCTTAATTCTAATGTCTGTGTTGAGATCGGTTATGCTTTAGAAAGCAAAGATCCAGGACAAATTTTATTAATTCAGCAACAACGTTCTGATTTGAATGGTCAATTACCTTTCGATTTTTCTCAATATAAACAATTAAATTATAAAAATGCTTCTGAGTTGAATAAAAGCTTACCTAAATTAATTACGGCTTTACTACAAAGATTTAGTTTGTAGATTTAAAATGAGGATTGAATTTTAAAGAACCGAGCGAGAATTGCCGTTCTGTTTTTAGGGGGCAGGGATAAAAGCGAGGAGCTAATACTCAAACGTTAAGATAGAAAGAAAAACACTTTACTCCTAATTGCTCAAACATGACAAAGGAGGTAAAAAACTTCTAAGTGAAAGAATTCATAATTGTCCTGCTTGTGGATACATTACCAACAGAGATGTAGCAGCAGCCCAAGTAATCAGAAATAAGGGACTAGTAGCGGTGGGACATCCCGTGAATCAAAACGCTTGCGGAGGACGTTGAGGCGAGGTTGCCTCGCCTCTTTATCGTCCGTGAGACGTTAGTAGCGGGGGCTAACCTTGTTAGTCTAGTTAAGAGTCTTTGAAACAAGAATCCCTCGCCTCTGGCGACGGGAGTGTCAATTCTACCCAAGAACGCCAGAAATTAGAACTTTTGCTTAATCTTAAATTGAAAGAAACTTTAAGCAAAACTGATTCTTGATTAAAAATAATGGATGAAATTAGTCAGGAAGCTATAGATAAAGGACTAACTCCAGAAATTCTTGAATCTCTACTTGAGGATGAGTAATGTTTACGTTTTCGATACTAATGTTTTAGTAAGTGCTTTGTTATTTGCTAATTCTTCATCAAGAAAGGCTTTTGAAATAGCTTTAGACATTGGTAAAATAATTATTTCAAAAGAGACAGTAGGCGGACTTCATATCATAGTTGCAAGCCACCTTTTTGTAATTTTTTAAACGGATCGAGAATAAAATCAATTAGACGACGTTGACGAGTAATTACTTCGGCAGTAGCAGTTTGACCGGGAGTAAGATTAATCCGTTGGTTTTGCCCTTCTAGATAGGAACGTTTCAATTCTACTTCTATTTCAAAAGTTTCTTGTTGTCCCTGTTCTGTTTCAGTAATTTTAGAGTCAGGAGAAATCCAGCTAACGCGACCCGCTTGTACACCATAATCTTGAAAAGGATAGGCATCAAACTTAATTTTAGCTGGCATTCCTACTTTTAAAAATCCACTTTCTGTAGGTGTCATTTTAGCTCGTAGGACTAAAGGTGAATGTTCTGGTGCAATTTTAATAACTTCCTCTCCTTGTTGTACTACTGCTCCTTTACCAGAAATAGGTAAGTCAAAAATTGTACCATTGGCAGGAGCTTTGATGACTCGTTGCTTTAATTGAAACTTCAGGGAAGCTATTTGACTTTTATTTTGGGCAATTTCTGAGTTAAGGGTAGTAATTTGACTTTCTAAATCTTTTAGTTGCTCTTCTGCTTTAAGTAAAGCTAATTGTCCCGAATGAACCAAACTTTGATAACTACGTTCTTGTTCTTGTAAACGTAATTGAGCTTGTTTGAGATCCGATTCACTTTGTTTGATCAACTGATCGTAACTATTTTGTTGTTCTTCCAAACGAGAATGAGTTTGTTTTACGTCTGAAACTGCTTGTGTTAAACGTTCCTGATTTTCTTTGGCTTGCTGTTCAATCTCTTGTAGTCGATCTTCAGGAATAACTCCATCTTTAAAGGCTTGACGATAACGCGAAGCTTTATCTTGAGAACCTTTTAAACTAATTTCTGCTAGGCGATGAGCAGCTTGACTTGATTTAAGAGCTTGTTGAACTTGTTCAATTTGTGCCTGCTTTTCTGCCTTTTGAGTTTGGTAAACAGCTTTGAGTGCATCTAAACTTTGCTTGGCTTGTTCAATTTGTGCTTGTTTTTCTAATTGTTGAGCTTGGTTTTGCTGTTGTTGTGTTTGTAAAGATAAAGATTGTTGATTTTGCAGTAATTCTAGCTGAGTTGCTTGATTTAATTGACCAGTAAGTTTTTCTTCTAACTGTTCCAAATCAGCACGCATTACGTCTGATTCAATTTCTAATAAAACTTGTCCAGCTTTAACAGATTCTCCTTCTTTAACATCGATCGCTACTACTGTTCCAGCTACGGGAGCATCTAGTTCAATAATTTTTGCCTTGGGTTCTAATTTACCGCGAGCCATTCCTGTTTCATCTACTTTGGCGAGAATTGACCAAGGTAAGACTACCGCAGTAAACATAATTAACAGATAAAATAATCCTTTAGTCCAAACACGGGGTAAAGCATCGAGTAAATCTTTGGTAGCTAAAGACCAATCTTCTTGAGATGGTGATGGTAGCTTGTTAGGAGAAAGAACTAGCTCTGTATTGTTTTTGCTAACTTCATCGTTGTTGGTTAAAATTTCTGAGACTTCATGATCGATTGTCTGAAATAATCCTGGTCCAAATTGCAAATAATCTTTATTGATAAAGCGGATAGCATCTGCTAGTTCTTTAGAAGGAGTATCTTTGAGCAGATATCCTTTTGCTCCTGCTTTTAAAGATTGATTGATATATTCTTTAGAGTTATGACTGGTAATAATTGCTACCTTAGTATCAGGAAAAGATTGATTAATTTTCTGGGTTGTTGTAATTCCATCCATTTTAGGCATTTCTATATCAATTAAAACGATATCTGGATGTAGTTGGGAAATTAGTTCCAACGCAGTTTCACCATTGTTAGCAATCCCAATTATTTCTAAATCTGGTTCTGATTCCAGGGCAATTTGTAACAGTTTACAACTCAGTTCTTGGTCATCAACGATAATAATTTTGATCGTCGGGTTCTGACTTTCTTTAATCAGTAGTGAATCATTTACTTCCGTTTGCTTTAACATTGTTTTGGTTGGTGGTTGATAACTGGTAACTGGTCACTGGTAACTGGTAACTGGTTACTGGTTACTGGTCACTGGTCACTGGTCACTGCTAACTGTTGTTGGTTAAGATAAAAATAATGACCTCGTTTTGCCATTAACTGGGAATGAGTACCACTTTCGACTAAAACACCGCGGTCTAGAACAAGAATTACATTAGCTTGACGAATGGTTGAGAGACGATGAGCAATAATAATCGTTGTACGACCTTGCAGAATGGTATTTAAATTATTTTGAATAATGCGTTCTGATTCGGCATCAAGGTTACTGGTCGCTTCATCTAAAATCAGTAAACGAGGATTACCCAACAAAGCTCTAGCGATCGCAAGACGTTGACGTTGACCACCTGAAAGCATTCCACCTCTTTCACCAATGGGAGTTTCGTAGGCTAAAGGAAGTTTTTCAATAAATTCTTCTGCACCTGCTTGAATCGCTGCTTGTTGAACTTCTGCTAAACTGGCATCAGGATGAGAAATACTGATATTTTCTCGAATTGTGCCACCGAAAAGAAAATTAGACTGATCGACAACTCCAATTTGTTCACGAAGCGATCGCAATGATAAGATGGTAATGTCTTGACCATCAATTAAGATTTTTCCTTCTGTAGGCAAATACAAACCAAGAATTAATTTAGAGATCGTAGTTTTACCTGAACCACTACGTCCTACTAAAGCGATCGTTTGTCCTGGTTGTACTTCAAAACTGAGATTTTCGATCACATTATTTTCTTGGTCGGCATGATAGCGAAAGGTAACGTTTTGAAAAGAGATTTGCCCTTTGAGAGAAGTTAAAATTTGACGTGGTTGGTTTTGTAGATCTTCTTCTGGTTCAGCGTCCAAAACATCATTAATTCGTTCAATCGAAATAATCACTTCTTGTAATTGATTCCACAAAACAGTTAATCGTTGAAAGGGAGTAATAACATTACCCAACAACATATTAAAAGCAACCAACTGTCCGATGGTGAGTTGGTTTTGAATTACCTGCCAAGCACCAAACCAAAGAATTGCAGTAGTAGTAATAACTTCAATCGTAGAACTAAAAATTTGGAGTTGGTTACTAATCAGTTGTCCAGAAAAAGTGGTTTTAATCGAACGGTTGAGTAGTTCTTCCCAATGCCAGCGTACCCTTTGTTCAACTGCCATTGATTTAATAGTTGGTACACCAGTCAACGCTTCAATTAAATAACTACTTTCTTTAGCTAAAGCAGTAAAAATCTCACGGGAAACTTTTTGTAAAAAAGGTGTGGCTATTAAAGCTAAACCTAAAAAGGGAGGAATAATTGTTAAAGCTAGTAAAGCCATTTGCCAGCTATACCAAAACATCAACCCCACATAAACAAATACAGTCAGTAAATCAAGAAAAATTGATAAAGCTTCCCCAGTCAAAAAACGCTGGATTTTATGATTTTCCTGAACGCGAGCAATGATATCTCCTACATAACGAGACTCGAAAAAACTTAAAGGTAAACGAAAAGTATGACCAATAAATCCCACAATCAAGGCTAAATCAACTCTTTGTGCTGTATGATCCAAGAAATATTGCCTTAATCCCGTCATCGCCACCCGAAACAAACCAAAGATCAATAAGCCAATTCCTACTGCCATCAAAGTTAGACTACTGCGTTGCACTATTACACGGTCTAGTAACAGTTGGGTTAATAATGGTGTTACTAAAGCAAATAGTTGGATCAATAAAGATGCCACAAAAACTTCGAGCAGGACTAACTTATGAGGTTTAACTAATTCCCAAAATTGCCAAAAAGCAGTAGCAGATTCTTGCGTTTCTTTTAATAATACAGTTGGCTCAAGTAACAATGCATAACCAGTCCAATCTGCTTGAAATTCTTCTGGGGTTAAGGTGCGTTGACCAATGGCAGGATCGCCAACAATGACATACTTACGTCTTACTTCATAAACCACAATATAATGATTGCTTTGCCAATGTGCGATCGCAGGTAGTTTTTGTTGAGCAAGTTGACTAAAAGTAGCTTTAACTGGTCTAGTAGTAAAACCAATTGTTTCGCCTGCTGTACACAAGCCTTTGAGAGAAGAACCACTACGATTAACTCTTGCTAATTCCCTGATCCGATTGAGACTGAATCGTTTATTCCAATAACGTCCAATCATTACTAAACAAGCTGCACCACAGTCAGAACTGCTTTGTTGTGCATAAAAAGGATAACGACGCAGTAATCGTTGCCAAAAATGACCTACTCGTTCTGTTGGAGAGGGAAAATAGGGTTTTCTTTTGCGACGAGAAGACGAAGAGGAAGTAAATTTGGGTGGTAAATCTACAATGGAAGTTTTGCTTAAGCTTGAGGCGTTTGATTCTCGTTTGATTAAATTTGAGTTGGCAGTAGTTCCCTCAACACGTTCTGGTAGAGATAACTGAGCCACATTTAAATTAGCGTGACTAAGGGTATATAATTCTGTTGGTTGTTCAATTCTCCAGGAAATTGTTTGATTTTTTGGAACAGGTACATAAAAACTTCTACTGGGTAGCTTTTGACCAGCAGAATTGATTAATTCTCCTTTTCTAACCAACCAAAAAGCTTGTTTTAGTAGTGAATCATCTGCAAGTTTCCCTGGTTGTAGCTGATGAAATTCTAGTAAAGGTATGATTTGCTTGAGTTGAACTAAGGAAGCATTTTTTAAAGGATAAGTTTGACGACACAGTAATAATAAATCTAAATGTAATGCTTGACGATAAAGATGTTGCTCAACTTGAGGATTTTTTTGGATTAAAGTTCTTAAAAATTGCTCGTTAAGATAGGCAAGTTGGAGTTGAAAAGAAGCTCGTACAGTATAAGACTGAAAGAATTCATTAGTAAATAAAGTTAGTTCGCCAAAAGTTGTTCCTACCCCTAATGAAATCAATAAATTATCATTGCTATCTAACAGTCTAATTTTTCCTTTGATTACCAAAAAAACTCCCGAAGGTGATTTCATTGAATTCCAGAAAAGTTTTCCTGGTGTTGGTTCGATAATTTGAATAGCTTTTTGACACTGTTTCAGTTCTGATGATGAGAGTGTTACCCCTAAAATTTGTGCCAGTTGTTGTTCTAGATGGTCTTGGCTGCTCGACTCAGATAATAACTCTAGATTCATGGCTGTTGCTTTAGAGTGTTTGAGAAGTTAATTAATAGTCTTGAAAAGGAGAAAAAGGACTAAAAGTAAAGGATTGGGAACTATGATTGGCACTAAGATTGCCAATTTTAATCTTGCTACTATCAACTTGATTTTCCTCGTCATTGGTCTGTTTTTTCAACTGTTTGTAACGAGTCGATAGTCCCATTTGTTTTAATAAACGATTAATATGGCGATCGCTTACTTGCAGACCTAATTCTTTCTCCAAATG from Stanieria cyanosphaera PCC 7437 encodes:
- a CDS encoding response regulator: MLKQTEVNDSLLIKESQNPTIKIIIVDDQELSCKLLQIALESEPDLEIIGIANNGETALELISQLHPDIVLIDIEMPKMDGITTTQKINQSFPDTKVAIITSHNSKEYINQSLKAGAKGYLLKDTPSKELADAIRFINKDYLQFGPGLFQTIDHEVSEILTNNDEVSKNNTELVLSPNKLPSPSQEDWSLATKDLLDALPRVWTKGLFYLLIMFTAVVLPWSILAKVDETGMARGKLEPKAKIIELDAPVAGTVVAIDVKEGESVKAGQVLLEIESDVMRADLEQLEEKLTGQLNQATQLELLQNQQSLSLQTQQQQNQAQQLEKQAQIEQAKQSLDALKAVYQTQKAEKQAQIEQVQQALKSSQAAHRLAEISLKGSQDKASRYRQAFKDGVIPEDRLQEIEQQAKENQERLTQAVSDVKQTHSRLEEQQNSYDQLIKQSESDLKQAQLRLQEQERSYQSLVHSGQLALLKAEEQLKDLESQITTLNSEIAQNKSQIASLKFQLKQRVIKAPANGTIFDLPISGKGAVVQQGEEVIKIAPEHSPLVLRAKMTPTESGFLKVGMPAKIKFDAYPFQDYGVQAGRVSWISPDSKITETEQGQQETFEIEVELKRSYLEGQNQRINLTPGQTATAEVITRQRRLIDFILDPFKKLQKGGLQL
- a CDS encoding Mo-dependent nitrogenase C-terminal domain-containing protein encodes the protein MNVKEYTAKNIFFSGWINNNQQKNKSLSKFDIFSPLRQWLNELEICDRILAHRLCQLIPTQCPFERKIKLFGKTIIRIPPLCKLNPLYEEVVALRFRAICYLADQCGEDVSCYC
- a CDS encoding peptidase domain-containing ABC transporter; the protein is MNLELLSESSSQDHLEQQLAQILGVTLSSSELKQCQKAIQIIEPTPGKLFWNSMKSPSGVFLVIKGKIRLLDSNDNLLISLGVGTTFGELTLFTNEFFQSYTVRASFQLQLAYLNEQFLRTLIQKNPQVEQHLYRQALHLDLLLLCRQTYPLKNASLVQLKQIIPLLEFHQLQPGKLADDSLLKQAFWLVRKGELINSAGQKLPSRSFYVPVPKNQTISWRIEQPTELYTLSHANLNVAQLSLPERVEGTTANSNLIKRESNASSLSKTSIVDLPPKFTSSSSSRRKRKPYFPSPTERVGHFWQRLLRRYPFYAQQSSSDCGAACLVMIGRYWNKRFSLNRIRELARVNRSGSSLKGLCTAGETIGFTTRPVKATFSQLAQQKLPAIAHWQSNHYIVVYEVRRKYVIVGDPAIGQRTLTPEEFQADWTGYALLLEPTVLLKETQESATAFWQFWELVKPHKLVLLEVFVASLLIQLFALVTPLLTQLLLDRVIVQRSSLTLMAVGIGLLIFGLFRVAMTGLRQYFLDHTAQRVDLALIVGFIGHTFRLPLSFFESRYVGDIIARVQENHKIQRFLTGEALSIFLDLLTVFVYVGLMFWYSWQMALLALTIIPPFLGLALIATPFLQKVSREIFTALAKESSYLIEALTGVPTIKSMAVEQRVRWHWEELLNRSIKTTFSGQLISNQLQIFSSTIEVITTTAILWFGAWQVIQNQLTIGQLVAFNMLLGNVITPFQRLTVLWNQLQEVIISIERINDVLDAEPEEDLQNQPRQILTSLKGQISFQNVTFRYHADQENNVIENLSFEVQPGQTIALVGRSGSGKTTISKLILGLYLPTEGKILIDGQDITILSLRSLREQIGVVDQSNFLFGGTIRENISISHPDASLAEVQQAAIQAGAEEFIEKLPLAYETPIGERGGMLSGGQRQRLAIARALLGNPRLLILDEATSNLDAESERIIQNNLNTILQGRTTIIIAHRLSTIRQANVILVLDRGVLVESGTHSQLMAKRGHYFYLNQQQLAVTSDQ
- a CDS encoding zinc ribbon domain-containing protein, which codes for MLKHDKGGKKLLSERIHNCPACGYITNRDVAAAQVIRNKGLVAVGHPVNQNACGGR